The following are from one region of the Arthrobacter sp. TMP15 genome:
- a CDS encoding bifunctional (p)ppGpp synthetase/guanosine-3',5'-bis(diphosphate) 3'-pyrophosphohydrolase, whose protein sequence is MREGGNALNEESPSHEILTDSSRKSASGTPERPLAGEPKPTFPGRRERTRSRLARLTGWSNESYSPILEPLLRIVRARNPKEDFDLIQRAFTVAEQYHEGQKRKSGDPYITHPVAVATILAEMGMTGSTLAAALLHDTVEDTSYTLVELERDFGPEITMLVDGVTKLDKVEFGDAAQAETVRKMVIAMAKDIRVLVIKLADRLHNARTWRFVSAASSGKKARETLDIFAPLAHRLGMNAMKWELEELSFAALYPKVYEEIVRMVQDRSPEREKQLSIIRREIVEMLRVSKLKADVTGRPKHYYSIYQKMVVRNKDFDDINDLIGVRILVDSVGDCYAALGQIHALWSPLVGRFKDYIALPKFNMYQSLHTTVVGPGGKLVEIQIRTLEMHQRAEYGVAAHWKYKTGNKAPVSVQEDMNWLRTLVDWQQETSDPNEFLESLRYEMNTKEVYVYTPKGQVIALPEGSTPVDFAYSVHTEVGNRTIGARVNGKLVPLNSELAHGDTVEIFTNKAEGAGPSQDWQKFVKSARARNKIRQWFTKERRDESIEKGKDLLTKAMRKQNLPLQKMMTHDALMAVTEHFHYTDIAGLYAGVGDGHSSAQSVVERLRDLLGVNEDIEEVLAPLETRVPAARSRVSDSGVIVDGIDDMLVKLARCCTPVPPDPISGYVTKGSGISVHRQDCPNLLNLKKEPDKLIDVNWAPTQSGVFLVEIQVEAFDRKNLLSDVTRVLAESHVNILAASMNTSRDRVALSKFAFEMGDPKYLDHVLNSVRRIDGVFDVYRSTGSHRRA, encoded by the coding sequence ATGCGTGAGGGAGGTAATGCGTTGAACGAAGAATCGCCCTCGCATGAGATTTTGACCGATAGCAGCAGGAAGAGTGCATCGGGCACTCCAGAGCGTCCGCTGGCCGGTGAACCCAAGCCCACGTTCCCAGGACGTCGTGAACGGACAAGGTCTCGCCTTGCCCGGCTTACAGGATGGTCGAACGAGAGCTATTCCCCTATTCTGGAACCGTTACTTCGCATAGTGCGTGCCAGGAATCCCAAAGAAGACTTTGACCTGATTCAGCGAGCTTTCACTGTTGCTGAGCAATACCATGAGGGCCAGAAGCGCAAGAGTGGGGACCCCTACATCACCCACCCTGTGGCCGTGGCCACCATCCTCGCCGAAATGGGGATGACCGGGAGCACTCTAGCCGCGGCACTGCTGCACGATACCGTGGAAGATACCTCTTACACGCTAGTTGAATTGGAACGCGATTTCGGGCCCGAGATCACGATGCTTGTTGATGGTGTAACTAAGCTGGACAAGGTCGAGTTTGGCGACGCTGCACAGGCCGAAACAGTGCGAAAAATGGTCATTGCCATGGCCAAGGACATTCGTGTGTTGGTCATTAAACTTGCCGACAGGCTGCACAACGCTCGTACTTGGCGGTTTGTTTCGGCAGCATCCTCAGGCAAGAAGGCCCGTGAAACCCTAGATATCTTCGCGCCTTTGGCCCATCGATTAGGTATGAACGCCATGAAGTGGGAGCTTGAAGAGCTTTCCTTCGCAGCACTTTATCCCAAAGTGTATGAAGAAATTGTCAGGATGGTTCAAGACCGTTCACCTGAACGTGAGAAGCAACTGAGCATTATTCGGCGTGAGATCGTTGAAATGTTGCGTGTCTCAAAACTCAAAGCGGATGTCACGGGCCGGCCCAAGCATTACTATTCGATCTACCAAAAAATGGTGGTTCGAAACAAAGACTTTGATGACATCAATGACCTCATAGGTGTCCGCATACTAGTTGACTCCGTGGGCGATTGCTATGCTGCGCTGGGACAAATTCACGCGTTGTGGAGTCCCTTGGTTGGACGGTTCAAAGACTATATTGCGTTGCCTAAGTTCAATATGTACCAGTCACTGCACACAACGGTTGTTGGCCCAGGTGGCAAATTAGTTGAGATTCAAATTCGTACCCTTGAAATGCATCAGCGTGCAGAGTACGGTGTTGCAGCTCACTGGAAGTATAAGACCGGAAACAAGGCCCCAGTAAGTGTCCAGGAGGACATGAATTGGTTGCGCACCCTTGTCGACTGGCAGCAGGAGACCAGTGACCCCAATGAGTTTCTAGAGTCGCTGCGTTATGAAATGAACACCAAGGAAGTGTACGTCTACACTCCCAAGGGACAAGTTATAGCCCTTCCTGAGGGGTCAACCCCGGTAGACTTCGCTTATTCCGTGCACACGGAGGTGGGTAATAGAACTATCGGTGCACGAGTCAACGGTAAATTGGTGCCTCTGAACAGTGAGTTGGCGCACGGTGACACGGTTGAGATCTTCACGAATAAAGCGGAAGGTGCCGGGCCCAGCCAGGACTGGCAGAAGTTTGTTAAGAGTGCACGTGCCCGCAATAAGATCCGGCAGTGGTTCACGAAGGAACGCCGTGATGAGTCCATCGAAAAGGGCAAGGATCTCCTGACTAAGGCAATGCGCAAGCAAAACCTTCCGCTGCAAAAAATGATGACCCATGATGCTTTGATGGCTGTCACGGAGCACTTCCACTACACCGATATTGCTGGACTCTATGCCGGAGTAGGGGATGGGCACTCCTCCGCCCAGTCAGTGGTTGAACGCCTTCGTGACCTCCTAGGGGTCAATGAGGATATCGAAGAGGTGCTGGCGCCTCTTGAGACCCGTGTACCGGCAGCCCGTTCACGGGTGTCAGATTCCGGTGTCATTGTTGATGGCATCGATGACATGCTGGTTAAACTTGCCAGATGCTGTACCCCGGTACCGCCTGACCCCATTTCCGGTTACGTCACCAAGGGCTCGGGAATTTCCGTGCATCGCCAGGATTGCCCTAACCTGCTGAACCTGAAAAAAGAGCCTGACAAACTCATAGACGTTAATTGGGCGCCTACCCAGTCGGGCGTCTTCCTGGTAGAGATTCAGGTAGAGGCTTTTGATCGGAAGAATTTACTTTCGGATGTGACACGAGTTCTTGCTGAAAGTCACGTCAATATTCTAGCGGCCAGCATGAATACCTCGCGTGACCGGGTGGCCTTGTCCAAGTTTGCTTTTGAAATGGGTGACCCAAAGTATCTTGACCACGTGCTGAACTCTGTGCGCCGCATCGACGGGGTTTTTGACGTCTACAGATCAACGGGTTCACACAGACGCGCCTAG
- the secF gene encoding protein translocase subunit SecF yields the protein MKSFATFGNELYTGERSYEFVGKRKIWFGIAGIAVLLSILFPLFGGGYNFGIEFRGGSQFTISQVAHTDVLIGEEAVAKAEPGTVAVVTNIASDTMQVQTDRLSDDATLKVKDALKAAYGVTEDHITSTFVGPTWGQDVSRQAIIGFFVFVLLATVLMALYFRTWRMSIAAIVGLLVVMVVTAGVYGASNFEVTPSAIIGFLTILSYSLYDTVVVFDKIRENTVDITKSTRRTFAQEVNLAVNQTLVRSINTTMVAVLPVGSILFIGALLLGAGTLRDLSLALFIGIIVSTFSTIFVAAPMYSWLREHEPELVKQAKKVQQREATETAVAL from the coding sequence ATGAAGAGTTTCGCCACTTTCGGCAACGAACTGTACACCGGAGAACGGTCCTACGAGTTCGTTGGAAAACGTAAAATTTGGTTTGGTATTGCCGGCATCGCGGTACTGCTTTCAATCCTCTTCCCGCTGTTTGGGGGAGGGTACAACTTCGGAATTGAGTTCCGAGGTGGTTCACAGTTCACTATTTCCCAAGTGGCCCATACTGATGTGCTTATTGGTGAAGAGGCGGTTGCTAAAGCTGAACCCGGAACTGTTGCCGTTGTCACAAACATTGCAAGTGACACCATGCAGGTTCAGACGGACAGGCTCAGCGATGATGCGACGTTGAAGGTCAAGGATGCGTTGAAGGCTGCCTACGGGGTTACCGAGGACCACATCACGTCAACCTTTGTGGGCCCCACCTGGGGACAAGACGTTTCGCGTCAGGCCATCATCGGATTCTTTGTGTTCGTGCTGCTTGCCACTGTCTTGATGGCGTTGTATTTCAGGACCTGGCGCATGTCCATTGCAGCCATTGTTGGTTTGCTCGTGGTCATGGTGGTGACGGCGGGAGTCTACGGTGCCTCCAACTTTGAGGTCACGCCGTCGGCCATTATTGGATTCCTAACGATTTTGAGCTACTCCCTCTATGACACAGTGGTGGTGTTCGATAAGATCCGAGAGAACACTGTGGACATCACCAAATCTACTCGGCGAACCTTCGCCCAGGAGGTGAATCTGGCTGTCAACCAGACTCTTGTCCGCTCCATTAATACGACGATGGTTGCTGTGCTTCCGGTGGGCTCCATTTTGTTCATTGGTGCCCTCCTACTCGGTGCCGGAACCTTGCGGGACTTGTCCCTGGCGCTGTTTATTGGCATTATCGTCAGCACTTTCTCCACCATTTTCGTAGCAGCCCCTATGTACTCATGGCTGCGTGAGCATGAGCCCGAGCTGGTCAAACAAGCTAAAAAGGTTCAGCAGCGAGAGGCAACTGAAACGGCCGTCGCGCTCTAG
- the secD gene encoding protein translocase subunit SecD, which yields MARTGPTSTARRTLLWLAAIIIACTLAVGGGVLAGAATWAPKLGLDLEGGTQMILAPKVEGAGNITSEQLDQAVSIIRQRVDGSGVSEAEISTEGGRNVVVSLPGKPTDQERELIKASANMNFRPVIAATQAPSGAVPEAERTPEDKLPVPTAAPVNSSDTNWVDAALMKKFEATSCIPPLTERPTTSDPDKPLVSCEPDSGVKYILGPVEVPGKWIKTASYGLQAGAQGATTNEWSVQLTLQKPDGAKAFKDVTQRLNAKYQANPNDPQARFAIVLDDSVISAPSSMAVITDGQSSITGQFTEDSAKSLSDKLKFGSLPISFEIQSEIQISATLGLQQLEMGMLAGLIGLGLVVIYSLFQYRALGFVTILSLVIAGLITYLAIILLGWAENYRLSLAGVAGIIVAIGQTADSFIVYFERVRDELRDGRGLVAAVENGWARAKRTILASKAVNILASLVLYFVSVGSVKGFAFTLGLTAVADLIVVFMFTHPALQLLARTKFFGEGHAFSGLDPVQLGAVPLYRGAGRFRTPEESQEVHKGKNARAAGEAERRQTIAERRLAAKETQLVGSRGAGTAKSESRDDSEEKK from the coding sequence ATGGCACGAACTGGTCCCACGTCAACAGCTCGCAGAACTCTTCTGTGGCTTGCGGCGATCATCATCGCATGCACCCTGGCAGTAGGCGGCGGCGTTCTAGCCGGCGCAGCCACGTGGGCACCAAAACTTGGGCTTGATCTCGAGGGTGGTACCCAGATGATTCTGGCGCCCAAGGTTGAAGGTGCCGGTAACATCACCTCCGAGCAGTTGGATCAGGCCGTGTCCATCATCCGTCAGCGTGTTGACGGTTCAGGTGTCTCAGAAGCAGAGATTTCAACCGAGGGTGGACGCAACGTTGTTGTGAGCCTGCCGGGCAAGCCCACGGACCAGGAACGCGAACTCATCAAGGCATCCGCCAACATGAACTTCCGCCCGGTCATTGCGGCAACGCAGGCTCCCAGCGGAGCTGTTCCAGAGGCTGAGCGAACCCCAGAAGACAAGCTTCCTGTTCCCACGGCGGCTCCGGTGAATTCCAGCGACACTAACTGGGTTGATGCCGCGTTGATGAAAAAGTTTGAGGCCACCAGCTGTATCCCTCCGCTGACTGAACGGCCCACCACATCCGATCCGGATAAGCCTCTTGTGAGCTGTGAGCCCGATTCCGGTGTCAAATACATCCTGGGCCCTGTTGAGGTCCCCGGAAAGTGGATCAAAACTGCTTCCTATGGTCTTCAGGCTGGTGCCCAAGGCGCCACAACCAATGAGTGGTCTGTGCAGCTGACATTGCAGAAGCCTGACGGTGCGAAGGCTTTCAAAGACGTTACCCAGCGCTTGAATGCCAAGTACCAGGCAAACCCCAATGATCCGCAGGCCCGTTTCGCCATTGTTCTTGACGACAGTGTTATTTCGGCGCCGTCCTCTATGGCTGTCATCACTGACGGGCAGTCTTCGATCACAGGCCAGTTCACGGAAGACAGCGCCAAGTCACTCTCAGATAAACTGAAGTTTGGTTCGCTGCCGATCAGCTTCGAAATTCAAAGCGAAATACAGATCTCCGCAACACTGGGACTGCAGCAGCTTGAAATGGGCATGTTGGCAGGCTTGATTGGTCTTGGCCTGGTTGTTATTTACTCGCTGTTCCAGTACCGCGCCTTGGGCTTTGTGACCATTCTTTCCCTGGTTATTGCGGGTCTAATCACCTACCTGGCCATCATCTTGTTGGGCTGGGCTGAGAACTACCGGCTTTCATTGGCCGGTGTGGCGGGCATTATCGTGGCCATCGGCCAAACAGCTGATTCATTCATCGTTTACTTTGAACGGGTCAGAGATGAACTACGCGATGGACGAGGCCTGGTTGCCGCCGTTGAAAACGGTTGGGCGCGAGCCAAGCGGACAATTCTGGCATCCAAGGCAGTGAACATTTTGGCTTCCTTGGTCTTGTACTTTGTCTCTGTTGGCAGCGTTAAGGGTTTCGCCTTCACGCTCGGTTTGACTGCAGTTGCCGACCTCATTGTTGTCTTCATGTTCACTCACCCGGCTTTGCAGTTACTTGCACGCACCAAGTTCTTTGGTGAGGGGCACGCCTTCTCGGGTCTTGACCCCGTCCAGTTGGGTGCTGTGCCGCTGTACCGCGGTGCCGGCCGTTTCCGTACCCCCGAAGAGAGCCAAGAGGTTCACAAGGGCAAGAACGCCCGCGCTGCCGGTGAAGCTGAACGCCGACAAACCATTGCCGAGCGTCGCCTAGCTGCCAAGGAAACTCAATTGGTCGGCAGTAGAGGCGCAGGGACTGCAAAGTCCGAGTCACGTGACGACTCCGAGGAGAAGAAGTAA
- the yajC gene encoding preprotein translocase subunit YajC gives MSFSSILANDPAPQAGFLSPMNLLLFAMFGLLIFMMVRKQKKTKAAAQEQRSKLAPGVEMMTNFGLFGKVLAIDEEENKILLEISPGTTATVHRQTVAKIITAADEETIVPDDASSLTLNLDKASESVESVEDSIERLKNENNKDN, from the coding sequence GTGTCTTTTAGCAGTATATTGGCCAACGACCCCGCCCCGCAGGCGGGTTTCCTGAGCCCCATGAACCTTCTTTTGTTCGCCATGTTTGGCCTGCTCATCTTCATGATGGTCCGCAAACAAAAAAAGACCAAAGCAGCAGCGCAGGAGCAGCGTTCCAAGCTGGCACCCGGCGTTGAGATGATGACTAACTTTGGCCTCTTCGGCAAGGTTCTTGCCATTGATGAGGAAGAAAACAAAATTCTGTTGGAAATCTCCCCCGGCACCACAGCAACTGTGCACCGTCAGACGGTTGCCAAGATCATCACTGCCGCGGATGAAGAAACCATTGTCCCTGATGATGCATCTTCACTGACACTAAACCTGGATAAGGCGTCAGAGTCAGTAGAGTCCGTAGAGGACTCGATCGAACGCCTGAAGAACGAAAACAACAAAGACAACTAA
- the ruvB gene encoding Holliday junction branch migration DNA helicase RuvB, protein MAGVEEPTPLLPGQISIGNGGAPAGPSAARELAAPLVEPAERELEAALRPKNLDDFVGQERVRKQLALVLAASKIRGRSADHVLMSGPPGLGKTTLAMIVAAEMNAPLRISSGPAIQHAGDLAAILSSLSEGEVLFLDEIHRMSRPAEEMLYMAMEDFRVDIIVGKGAGATAIPLELPSFTLVGATTRAGLLPGPLRDRFGFTGHLEFYSVAELELVLRRSAGMMDLKLTSAGFSEIAGRSRGTPRIANRLLRRVRDWALVHGVETIDARTASAALDMYEVDVKGLDRLDRSVLEALVKKFNGGPVGLSTLAIAVGEEPETVETVAEPFLVREGLLGRTPRGRIALPAAWEHLGLKMPGNAVAAAMLPYEEEQLET, encoded by the coding sequence ATGGCTGGTGTAGAAGAACCAACACCGTTGCTGCCTGGGCAGATCAGCATCGGTAACGGCGGCGCCCCCGCCGGACCAAGTGCTGCACGCGAACTGGCCGCGCCTCTTGTGGAACCGGCAGAACGCGAACTCGAAGCAGCGCTGCGGCCCAAAAATCTTGATGACTTTGTTGGCCAGGAGCGGGTGCGTAAGCAGCTTGCGCTAGTGTTGGCAGCATCAAAGATCCGGGGCCGTAGCGCCGACCACGTGTTGATGTCCGGCCCCCCAGGGTTGGGCAAAACTACTCTGGCCATGATTGTGGCTGCGGAAATGAACGCACCCCTTCGAATCAGTTCCGGACCGGCCATCCAGCATGCTGGTGACCTTGCCGCCATTTTGTCTTCGTTGTCTGAAGGCGAGGTACTCTTCCTCGATGAGATCCACCGGATGTCCCGCCCGGCTGAGGAAATGCTTTATATGGCCATGGAGGACTTCCGGGTTGACATCATTGTGGGAAAAGGAGCCGGGGCCACAGCTATTCCGCTGGAATTGCCATCGTTTACCCTCGTGGGTGCCACAACGCGCGCAGGCTTGTTGCCCGGGCCGCTGCGTGACCGTTTTGGGTTTACCGGGCATCTGGAATTCTATTCGGTGGCTGAGCTGGAGCTTGTCCTGCGCCGTTCTGCCGGCATGATGGATCTAAAACTAACTAGTGCTGGTTTTTCGGAGATTGCTGGCCGGTCCCGGGGAACTCCTCGCATCGCAAACCGGCTCCTGCGCCGAGTACGTGATTGGGCGCTGGTGCACGGGGTTGAAACGATTGATGCACGCACAGCATCGGCGGCCCTTGACATGTATGAGGTTGATGTAAAAGGCCTCGACCGTTTGGATAGATCGGTGCTGGAGGCGTTGGTGAAGAAATTCAATGGCGGACCTGTGGGACTCTCCACACTTGCCATTGCGGTCGGGGAGGAACCTGAAACTGTTGAAACGGTTGCCGAGCCGTTCCTGGTACGCGAGGGATTGTTGGGCCGGACTCCGCGGGGACGCATTGCCCTTCCAGCCGCGTGGGAGCACCTTGGGCTAAAGATGCCCGGAAACGCCGTAGCAGCAGCCATGCTCCCCTACGAGGAGGAACAGCTGGAGACTTAG
- the ruvA gene encoding Holliday junction branch migration protein RuvA, giving the protein MISFVRGPVAALSLAQAVIDVNGVGMLVHATPKTLGGLRLGDEVRLTTAMIIREDSMTLYGFADEQEREVFEVLLSVSGIGPRLALAILSVLEPESIRIGVDTGDGKVFTKVPGVGPKVAGRIVLELKGKLKPTGAPIASAPAAALEWKDQVVAAMTSLGWNEKDALKAIDAALAAEPELAEGANVPAVLRATLRWLGQDNTRAKNGAR; this is encoded by the coding sequence ATGATCAGTTTTGTCCGTGGGCCTGTGGCCGCACTTTCCTTGGCTCAGGCCGTCATTGATGTCAACGGGGTGGGCATGCTGGTGCACGCAACACCAAAGACTCTCGGCGGCTTGCGGCTGGGGGATGAGGTGCGCCTCACCACTGCCATGATTATTCGTGAAGATTCAATGACCCTGTATGGGTTCGCGGATGAACAAGAGCGTGAAGTGTTTGAGGTGCTGCTCTCAGTGAGCGGAATTGGTCCCCGGTTGGCATTGGCTATTTTGTCGGTGCTGGAGCCTGAGAGCATCAGAATCGGCGTGGACACAGGAGACGGCAAAGTGTTTACAAAGGTTCCGGGTGTGGGGCCCAAGGTTGCTGGCCGGATAGTCCTTGAGCTCAAAGGAAAACTCAAACCCACAGGTGCCCCGATTGCTTCGGCGCCTGCGGCCGCGCTTGAGTGGAAAGACCAGGTCGTAGCAGCCATGACAAGTCTTGGCTGGAATGAGAAGGATGCTTTGAAGGCTATTGACGCCGCTCTGGCGGCAGAACCTGAGCTGGCCGAGGGCGCCAACGTGCCCGCTGTTTTGCGTGCCACACTACGTTGGCTGGGCCAAGATAACACCAGGGCGAAGAACGGTGCGCGGTAG
- the ruvC gene encoding crossover junction endodeoxyribonuclease RuvC, whose translation MSWPLWKKTKKTKKFQNLVEDKKEKDPKLRVLGVDPGLTRCGLGVVDVAPNRTATLVGVGVVGSSHELSLDARLLVIADAVDQWLDAFKPDVLAIERVFAQTNLSTVMGVAQVSGVVMVAAARRGIPVAMHTPSEVKAAVTGNGRADKEHVTAMVTRLLRLDEPPRPADAADALALAIAHAWRSGGSFSTNSQSSTAAQQLWREAESKARVKKNKEKPGSTWH comes from the coding sequence ATGTCCTGGCCGCTCTGGAAGAAGACAAAGAAGACTAAGAAGTTTCAGAATCTCGTAGAAGATAAAAAGGAAAAGGACCCAAAACTGCGTGTTTTAGGTGTTGACCCGGGTCTAACCCGGTGTGGGCTCGGCGTGGTTGACGTGGCCCCCAACCGCACGGCCACCTTGGTGGGGGTTGGGGTGGTGGGGAGTTCACATGAGCTTTCCCTTGACGCCCGGCTACTGGTGATCGCGGATGCGGTTGATCAGTGGCTGGACGCGTTTAAGCCTGATGTTTTGGCGATAGAGCGTGTGTTTGCCCAAACCAACCTCAGTACGGTGATGGGCGTGGCCCAAGTGTCAGGGGTGGTGATGGTGGCCGCCGCGCGCCGTGGGATTCCCGTGGCCATGCACACTCCCTCCGAGGTCAAGGCGGCTGTCACCGGCAATGGGCGGGCCGATAAGGAACACGTCACGGCTATGGTTACCCGGTTGTTAAGACTGGATGAGCCGCCCCGCCCCGCCGACGCAGCCGATGCGCTGGCCCTTGCTATTGCCCATGCCTGGCGCAGCGGTGGCTCTTTTTCTACAAACTCCCAAAGTTCGACGGCGGCGCAACAGCTTTGGCGTGAGGCTGAAAGTAAGGCAAGAGTTAAGAAAAACAAGGAAAAACCGGGCTCCACCTGGCACTAG
- a CDS encoding YebC/PmpR family DNA-binding transcriptional regulator gives MSGHSKWATTKHKKAILDSRRAKSFAKLIKTIEVAARGGGADLVGNPALELAVTKAKKTSVPADNIERAIKRGSGQLGDAVDYQTIMYEGYGPQGSAILIECLTDNKNRAASEVRLAVGRNGGNMGDPGSVAYMFTRKGIVGLQKNDLTEDDLLMAVLDAGAEEVKDHGESFEVISDPQDLPSVREALTAAGIEYESDEAGFVPSMQVELDVENARKFMKLYDALEDLDDVQNIYSNADMSADVLAALEEDKED, from the coding sequence ATGTCAGGCCACTCCAAATGGGCAACGACCAAGCACAAAAAGGCCATTCTTGATAGCCGCCGAGCAAAGTCGTTTGCCAAGCTCATCAAGACCATTGAAGTTGCTGCACGTGGTGGTGGAGCTGACTTGGTGGGCAACCCTGCCCTTGAACTCGCCGTCACGAAAGCCAAAAAGACGTCAGTTCCGGCAGATAACATCGAACGCGCCATCAAACGCGGTTCCGGCCAGCTCGGTGACGCAGTTGACTACCAGACCATCATGTATGAAGGTTACGGTCCGCAAGGTTCGGCCATCCTGATTGAATGTCTCACCGATAATAAGAATCGTGCAGCTTCCGAGGTCCGCCTCGCGGTGGGCCGCAACGGAGGCAACATGGGTGACCCCGGATCCGTTGCCTACATGTTTACTCGCAAGGGCATTGTTGGTTTGCAGAAGAATGACCTGACCGAAGATGACTTGCTCATGGCCGTGCTGGATGCAGGCGCAGAAGAGGTCAAGGATCATGGGGAGAGCTTTGAAGTTATCTCCGATCCGCAGGATCTGCCATCCGTCCGTGAAGCTCTAACAGCCGCTGGCATCGAATACGAAAGTGACGAAGCGGGTTTCGTTCCCTCCATGCAGGTGGAACTTGATGTGGAGAACGCGCGCAAATTTATGAAACTCTACGACGCGCTGGAAGACCTGGATGACGTCCAAAATATCTACTCAAATGCAGACATGAGCGCCGATGTCCTGGCCGCTCTGGAAGAAGACAAAGAAGACTAA
- the pdxT gene encoding pyridoxal 5'-phosphate synthase glutaminase subunit PdxT, whose product MTFKTTSATSSGPTIGILALQGDVREHANALMDCGAKAVGVRRPSELAGVDGLVIPGGESTTIDKLSRIFGMREPLIDRIAAGMPVYGSCAGMILLADEIADPATDGSGNPQCTFGGLDITVRRNAFGRQVDSFETELEFHGLTQPGEPEIPLHAVFIRAPWVERVGPNVEVLATVKPPRAALNDRIDLEVRAVAVRTRHLLATSFHPEVTGERRIHELFIRMIKGEA is encoded by the coding sequence GTGACTTTTAAAACCACTTCCGCCACCTCGTCCGGACCAACTATTGGCATTTTGGCATTGCAAGGCGACGTCAGAGAGCATGCGAATGCGCTGATGGATTGCGGTGCAAAGGCAGTGGGGGTGCGCCGTCCGAGTGAACTGGCCGGGGTTGACGGGCTGGTGATCCCGGGTGGGGAGTCAACCACGATCGATAAACTCAGCCGCATTTTTGGTATGCGCGAGCCGCTGATTGACCGTATTGCAGCAGGAATGCCCGTTTACGGCAGCTGCGCGGGCATGATCCTGCTTGCAGATGAAATCGCCGATCCCGCGACCGACGGGTCCGGGAATCCGCAATGTACCTTCGGTGGCCTGGACATTACAGTGCGCCGCAACGCCTTTGGCCGGCAGGTGGATTCCTTTGAAACTGAGCTTGAGTTCCACGGTCTAACCCAGCCGGGGGAGCCCGAAATTCCTCTACATGCTGTGTTCATCCGGGCACCCTGGGTCGAGCGTGTGGGGCCCAACGTGGAAGTGCTGGCCACTGTGAAACCGCCCCGAGCTGCACTAAACGATAGGATTGATTTAGAAGTTCGTGCAGTCGCCGTTCGTACCAGGCATTTGCTGGCCACCTCCTTCCACCCGGAAGTGACAGGGGAGCGCCGCATCCATGAACTGTTTATTCGGATGATTAAAGGAGAAGCGTAA